Proteins encoded by one window of Erysipelothrix rhusiopathiae:
- a CDS encoding glucosaminidase domain-containing protein gives MERKRFLALFLTLVMLVTSVTYNTLAFEEPDASLSTDVNQEVDLNHKIEFEKEEESEIIEEPTKLEPEEPVVDPEIQPEVPSKAPLNTLKAVSSLCVQEGWVQKGTAWFYCENGNPIKNWKEIGGYWYFFRPDGEMKSQAWHQSGDDWYYFSKSGSAVKNDWAQIGGVWYLFNSKSVMLKDQWTQSGGYSYYLGSNGKAAKSQWKKVGDVSYYFDSSSHLIRETSATHTYSVKKIMDDGSIATGKADFVSNNLNDAINKMNQLGSGYVVTSKAGLSHLGIVAMSSGYAHSLPSRKGEIKDLASTETLNIYSNRNLSGSALTYISSNYKMQYKGTELTDSGNPVIRVNIQGAEGYVDLNKVDLIPMHYIDKKIPVYLGGNLDDDGYRKVVAPDYYWVKNGEISLYFSQTYAQSGEQGITYAQAPSWLPESGNPYYSEDGVHFFSDKELKKPIMDGNQPGEFYAYYQWLPVRSFSNISADDLNARLRYLDKTDSIMFGNEQAFIESGHLYGMNPLLLFAQAAHESAYGTSWLAKNRFNLFGWNAVDSDPSQALTYTGVYNSINYHMSKQLSSYFDVGEWRNAGLSFGNKGSGIAVRYASDPFYGIKVAGIAYTTDRAAGFKDHNGYSLARINNQTSTPVYKGANTHSGVYYATNSGLNHQVVLDLGDSAGFMKTYLSMPVVNGSVSVKAMPVDLPANFGYIANSARVKIKSNGVKKSNAPSTRITVAESSKKYTVTQDLNMRSGWGTSNRVLATIPAKTVVQAYPTTNGWAKVVYNNQIGYVSQDYLTTETIPTAPKKGWVKDGAKWLYYENNTPVKGWREIGGSYYLFNNSTGVMYSSTWTKDVQGRWSYIGTDGKALKNEWFKSAGKWYYAGNDGKMLRSGLHLVKGSWYEFGSDADMKANKWIKNSKGKWHYLNSGGAAVKNAWVKVSGKWYYADANSEMITGWKKINGNWYVFDSSTKMLSNQWYKNASGTWSYVSDSGAALTNQWKKSGGKWYYFLSHGGTARGVHRIGGSSYAFGTDSAMHANQWVKLNQKWYYATGSGALQKGWIKLGGAWYYLNPSDCVMISDKTMTINGTRYRFDRSGRML, from the coding sequence ATGGAAAGAAAGAGATTTCTAGCGTTATTTTTAACGTTAGTAATGCTTGTTACTTCAGTTACTTATAATACATTAGCATTTGAAGAACCGGATGCATCATTAAGTACTGATGTGAATCAAGAAGTTGATTTAAATCATAAAATTGAATTTGAAAAAGAAGAAGAGTCAGAAATTATAGAGGAACCAACTAAATTGGAACCTGAAGAACCTGTGGTTGATCCTGAAATTCAACCTGAAGTTCCTTCAAAAGCACCTTTGAATACTTTAAAGGCGGTTTCGAGTCTTTGTGTCCAAGAGGGTTGGGTACAAAAAGGGACTGCTTGGTTTTACTGTGAAAATGGAAACCCAATCAAAAATTGGAAAGAAATTGGGGGATATTGGTATTTCTTCAGACCGGATGGTGAAATGAAGTCACAAGCATGGCATCAAAGCGGTGATGATTGGTATTATTTTAGTAAAAGTGGGAGTGCGGTCAAAAATGATTGGGCTCAAATAGGTGGTGTCTGGTATTTATTTAATTCTAAATCAGTAATGCTTAAAGACCAATGGACTCAATCTGGAGGTTATTCTTATTACCTAGGCTCAAATGGTAAGGCAGCGAAATCACAATGGAAAAAAGTTGGAGATGTTTCATATTATTTTGATTCATCAAGTCATCTCATTCGTGAAACCAGTGCTACCCATACCTATTCCGTTAAGAAAATTATGGATGATGGTAGTATTGCAACGGGAAAGGCAGATTTTGTAAGTAATAATCTTAATGATGCCATAAATAAAATGAACCAACTCGGAAGTGGTTATGTTGTGACGTCGAAGGCTGGTTTGAGTCATTTGGGGATTGTGGCCATGAGTTCAGGATATGCGCATTCACTTCCAAGTCGCAAAGGGGAAATTAAAGATCTTGCAAGTACTGAAACATTAAACATCTATAGTAATCGTAATCTTTCGGGATCTGCGCTTACTTATATCTCAAGTAATTATAAAATGCAGTATAAAGGGACTGAATTAACGGACTCTGGAAACCCGGTAATTCGGGTTAATATTCAAGGTGCGGAAGGGTATGTCGATCTTAATAAAGTTGATTTAATTCCGATGCACTATATCGATAAAAAAATTCCAGTTTATTTGGGTGGTAATCTTGATGACGATGGTTATCGAAAAGTCGTCGCTCCAGATTACTATTGGGTGAAAAATGGAGAAATATCATTATACTTCTCTCAAACCTACGCCCAAAGTGGAGAACAAGGAATTACGTATGCGCAAGCACCTTCGTGGCTTCCTGAATCCGGTAATCCATACTATTCCGAAGATGGTGTCCATTTCTTTAGCGATAAGGAACTGAAAAAACCTATAATGGACGGGAACCAACCGGGAGAATTTTATGCGTATTATCAATGGCTTCCGGTTCGTAGTTTTTCAAATATTAGTGCGGATGATTTAAATGCGCGCCTACGCTATCTCGATAAAACAGACTCAATTATGTTTGGAAATGAACAAGCATTTATTGAAAGTGGTCATCTTTATGGTATGAACCCACTACTGTTATTTGCACAAGCTGCACATGAATCTGCTTATGGAACTTCGTGGTTGGCTAAAAATAGATTCAATTTGTTTGGTTGGAATGCAGTTGATTCCGATCCAAGTCAAGCATTGACTTATACAGGTGTTTATAACAGTATTAATTATCATATGTCCAAACAATTAAGTTCTTATTTCGATGTTGGAGAGTGGCGTAATGCTGGACTGAGTTTTGGAAATAAGGGTTCTGGAATTGCTGTGCGTTATGCTTCAGATCCGTTTTATGGTATTAAAGTAGCGGGTATCGCTTATACAACAGATCGTGCAGCAGGATTTAAGGACCATAATGGCTATTCCTTAGCACGAATCAACAATCAAACAAGTACGCCTGTATATAAAGGGGCGAATACGCATTCAGGTGTTTATTATGCAACAAATTCCGGGTTGAACCATCAAGTTGTTCTTGATCTGGGTGATTCAGCTGGTTTTATGAAAACATATTTATCAATGCCGGTAGTAAATGGCTCGGTATCCGTTAAAGCAATGCCTGTAGATTTACCGGCAAACTTTGGTTATATTGCAAATAGTGCACGGGTTAAAATTAAATCAAATGGTGTAAAGAAATCAAATGCTCCAAGCACGCGTATTACGGTAGCGGAATCGTCAAAGAAATACACTGTAACACAAGATCTCAATATGCGTAGTGGTTGGGGAACTTCAAATCGTGTCTTAGCGACAATTCCTGCAAAGACCGTTGTTCAAGCATATCCAACTACAAATGGATGGGCAAAAGTTGTCTATAATAATCAAATTGGCTATGTATCACAAGATTATCTCACAACTGAAACGATCCCAACAGCGCCTAAAAAGGGCTGGGTTAAAGATGGAGCGAAATGGCTCTATTATGAAAACAATACACCTGTAAAAGGGTGGCGAGAAATTGGTGGAAGTTATTATCTCTTTAATAACAGCACAGGCGTTATGTATTCGAGTACATGGACTAAAGATGTTCAAGGGCGTTGGAGTTACATTGGTACGGATGGTAAAGCATTGAAGAATGAATGGTTTAAATCCGCAGGAAAATGGTATTATGCTGGAAATGATGGCAAAATGCTTCGTTCGGGTCTTCATCTAGTAAAAGGTTCATGGTATGAATTTGGTTCTGATGCGGATATGAAAGCAAATAAATGGATTAAAAATTCTAAAGGGAAGTGGCATTATCTCAATTCAGGTGGTGCGGCTGTAAAAAATGCATGGGTTAAAGTCAGTGGGAAATGGTATTATGCTGATGCAAATAGTGAAATGATTACGGGTTGGAAGAAGATTAACGGTAATTGGTATGTATTTGATTCAAGTACCAAAATGCTTTCAAACCAGTGGTATAAAAATGCAAGTGGTACTTGGTCTTATGTATCGGATTCAGGTGCGGCATTAACCAATCAATGGAAGAAGTCGGGTGGTAAATGGTACTACTTCTTAAGTCATGGTGGAACCGCACGTGGTGTTCATCGAATCGGTGGTTCAAGTTATGCTTTTGGAACGGATTCTGCAATGCATGCCAATCAGTGGGTAAAGCTGAATCAAAAATGGTATTATGCTACGGGTTCTGGAGCACTTCAAAAAGGCTGGATTAAGCTGGGTGGTGCTTGGTATTATTTAAATCCTTCTGACTGTGTGATGATTTCAGATAAAACAATGACGATAAATGGTACTCGATATCGTTTTGATCGTTCAGGTCGTATGCTTTAA